The bacterium genome has a segment encoding these proteins:
- the istA gene encoding IS21 family transposase gives MIRHLYREEGWSKRQIARELGIDRKTVRRYLKKDGMPNYHRRAKYPSILDSYDEYIRGRLKNYPKITAEKIYRELAGKGFKGSYRIVAYWVSKLREKEPHAFLRYETKPGEYAQVDWGDFGYIDYYGKKKKLYCFSIVLCWSISQYIEFTVSQDLQTLERCHLHAFEYFGGVPEKILYDNMKTVALFHIDDKVKFNLAFIDFAGHFGFLPKVCDVDAPHQKGKVEKSIGYIRTSFFIGEEFRDLNELNEKARRWMDNICNTRVHGTTHEIPFERLKEERKSLRPLPDRDYRICKVEYRNVGKDCYFPFENNQYSVPHKYAGKRVTVEVYEQEIKVYYETELIATHRICPLRGRRIKDESHFESLPYKRRNGVKKYEDLFAGYGEAGKEFVRGVISSSLSNPYYHLSQIAKLCEFYSGEAIRFALERANRYRAYEAKTFKNILSQYPNGKEGVNLNLVVCSQCTDVEERPLEYYEMLCREG, from the coding sequence ATGATACGACACCTTTATCGTGAAGAGGGATGGAGTAAAAGGCAAATCGCAAGGGAACTCGGCATCGATAGAAAAACTGTCCGAAGATACCTGAAGAAGGATGGAATGCCCAACTACCACAGAAGAGCTAAATACCCCTCTATATTAGACTCCTACGATGAGTATATAAGGGGAAGACTCAAAAACTATCCCAAAATTACAGCCGAGAAGATATATCGGGAGCTTGCGGGTAAAGGATTTAAAGGTTCATACAGGATTGTCGCATACTGGGTCAGCAAGCTAAGAGAGAAAGAACCACACGCCTTCCTGCGATATGAGACAAAACCAGGTGAATATGCTCAGGTGGATTGGGGAGATTTTGGATACATAGATTACTACGGCAAAAAGAAGAAACTCTACTGCTTCTCAATAGTCCTTTGCTGGTCAATATCTCAATACATAGAATTCACTGTTTCTCAGGACCTGCAAACCCTTGAGAGATGCCATTTGCATGCATTTGAGTATTTTGGGGGTGTCCCGGAAAAGATTCTCTACGATAACATGAAGACAGTAGCTCTGTTTCATATAGATGACAAAGTCAAGTTTAATCTTGCTTTTATTGATTTTGCTGGTCATTTTGGCTTTCTTCCAAAGGTATGCGATGTGGACGCTCCACACCAGAAAGGGAAAGTAGAAAAATCTATTGGTTACATTCGCACAAGTTTCTTTATCGGAGAGGAATTCAGGGACCTTAATGAGTTAAATGAAAAAGCAAGGAGATGGATGGATAACATATGCAATACAAGAGTGCATGGAACGACTCATGAAATTCCGTTTGAAAGACTTAAAGAAGAAAGAAAATCTCTAAGACCTTTACCAGATAGAGATTACAGGATATGCAAAGTAGAATATAGGAATGTGGGTAAAGATTGCTATTTCCCTTTTGAGAACAATCAATATTCGGTTCCTCATAAGTATGCAGGGAAAAGAGTCACAGTGGAAGTTTATGAGCAAGAGATTAAAGTATATTATGAGACTGAACTTATAGCTACTCACAGAATTTGTCCACTTAGAGGAAGGCGGATAAAAGATGAATCACATTTTGAATCTCTTCCATACAAAAGAAGAAATGGAGTGAAGAAGTATGAGGATTTATTCGCTGGCTATGGCGAAGCAGGGAAAGAGTTTGTAAGAGGTGTGATAAGCTCAAGTCTCTCCAATCCTTATTATCACCTTTCACAAATAGCAAAGCTTTGTGAATTCTATTCAGGAGAGGCAATAAGATTCGCATTAGAGAGGGCAAATAGATACAGAGCGTATGAGGCGAAGACATTTAAGAATATACTCTCCCAGTATCCCAATGGAAAGGAAGGGGTGAATCTCAATCTTGTTGTGTGCAGCCAATGCACAGATGTAGAGGAGAGGCCACTTGAGTATTATGAAATGCTTTGCAGGGAGGGATAG